The Callithrix jacchus isolate 240 chromosome X, calJac240_pri, whole genome shotgun sequence genome contains a region encoding:
- the BEX2 gene encoding protein BEX2, translating to MESKEELALNNLNVENVKEENEEKDEKKQVANKGEPLALPLDAGEYYVPRGNRRRFRVRQPILQYRWDMMHRLGEPQARMREENMERLGEEVRQLMEKLREKQLSHSLRAVSTDPPHHDHHDEFCLMP from the coding sequence ATGGAGTCCAAAGAGGAACTAGCGTTAAACAATCTCAACGTGGAAAATgtcaaagaggaaaatgaagaaaaagatgaaaagaagcaAGTTGCTAATAAAGGGGAGCCCTTGGCCCTCCCTTTGGATGCTGGTGAATACTATGTGCCCAGAGGAAATCGTAGGCGGTTCCGCGTTAGGCAGCCCATCCTGCAGTATAGATGGGACATGATGCATAGGCTTGGAGAACCACAGGCAAGGATGAGAGAGGAGAATATGGAAAGGCTTGGGGAGGAGGTGAGACAGCTGATGGAAAAGTTGAGGGAAAAGCAGTTGAGTCATAGTCTGCGGGCTGTCAGCACTGACCCCCCTCACCATGACCATCACGATGAGTTTTGCCTTATGCCCTGA